The sequence ggtgaaaccctgtctgtactaaaaatacaaaaaattagccgggcgtggtggcaggcacctgtagtcccagctacttgggaggctgaggcaggagaatggcgtgaacctgggaggcggagcttgcagtgagccgagatcgcaccactgcactccagcctgggtgacagagcaagaccccgtctcaaaaaaaaaaaagataaaacaagaaatatacagtataggcctggcacagtgacgcttgcctgtattcccagcattttgggaggctgaggcgggcagatctcttaaggtcaggaggtccagaccagcttggccaatgtggtgaaaacctgtctttactaaaaacacaaaaatcagctggacatggtggcatgtgcctgtattcacagctacttaggaggctgaggcagaagaatcactagaacctgggaggtggagggtgcagtgagccgaaatcgtgtcgctgcagtccagcctgggcaacaaaatgagactccacctcaaaacaaaaagtACAGTATAGTTGGAGAGGAAGGATGTAATGTGATATTATTTCCAAaaacacgtacacacacacaaaagtaaagTTAGTGTTTAATTGAAGAGGTGTAAATTTTGGAGCCAGAAAAACATGGGTTTATATTCCAGCTTTGCCTCCTGTTATCTGGGTTAATGTAACTTACATCCTTTGTAATGTCTTTGACCCGAGGTGTCCTGGTCTGTAAAATGCACTTGACACCATGCTGGGTCATTGAGGGGTTCAGCATTCAGGTACCTAATGCCTGACTGGTGCTCATTGTATGGTAACAATTCCCCTAAAATAGCACAAGATGTTAATAGTAGAGGAAGAGGATGAACAGGTCACTAAGTGGGTATGGAAGTGGGAGGGGCTGACTCAGCTTGAGGAGACAGCTGGATTCCTGGAGAGGAAGCTGTCGGGACTTCATCTGAAAGGACTCAAGTCCTTGAGAGGTTTACTGGGTGAAAGAGACTAAAACATCTGCTCTAAAATGGCATTTGGCAgcaattttctccattttagcTGGACATGTACATTAGTACATAATGCGTCACATTTATAGTGCCTCCCTACTTTTCAAAGAAGGAATTTCATATCCATTATTTTCATCACAGCAGCTCTGGAAATTAGCAGGGCAGATATTTCCATTTGCTGGTGAACTGGGACCCACATCCAGGCCTTTGTACTCCCAAGTCAGTCTTTCCACTGCCCCATGCTGTTGGCAATGTACtcctttttcatcctttttgCCTCTATATAATTTCAAATGACCAGTCTTTAAGCTCAGAGGTTCATTTTTCTGCTTGTTCAAGTCTGCTGTTGAAGctattatatgttttatttcatccATTGACTTCTTTAGCTACAGGAtttctgtttatttgctttttttctttctttctttttttttttttgagacaggatcttactctgtcaccgaggctagagtgcagtggcacattctcggcttactacaacctcctcctcctaggttcaagcgattctcctgcctcagctacccaagtagctgggattacaggcgcctgccattaTGTCCGGccaatttttggattttttcagtagggacagggttttaccatgttggccaggctgatcttgaactcctgacctcaggtgatccacctgcgtcagcctcccaaagtgctgggattacaggcatgagccattgcgcccagcctgtGGATACTTTTACTCAGAGTTATCTCCATGAGATTCACCCATGAATACTACCTGTATCAGTAGAGTCTTCCTTCAGCATCCTCGGAGGATTGCTGCCTGCTGGGAACAAAGCATAGGCCAATAGCTTGGGCAGCTGTTTGCAGCCAGAATGGATGTGTATCCAAGCTGAGGTCAAGGGAGGGGGGCCACTCTCTATGCTAGGGATTCTTGTGACTCTAAAATTTCTGATCCTGAGGGCCTAGAACCTCCTATGTATCACTAGGCATGTAGTTTGAGCACACAGAATCCATGGCCCTCAGTTATGCCCTCAGATGAACAAGTCGCTTGTTCCCATGGGACCAGCATCCAGGAACGGCTGCTTTCCTATGCATTGTCGATGTCTTGTCTAGAGGTACCCCCTGAGCCTCCCTCTCCATCCCTCGAGTCTGCAGCTTAGCTAACATCGCCGCTTTCTccccctttctccctctgtcttgGTGGTGTCAGTGCAGCAGCTGCTGGAAGATGGCGCGGATCCCTGTGCAGCTGATGACAAGGGCCGCACAGCTCTACACTTTGCCTCCTGCAATGGCAATGACCAGATTGGTGAGTCctagggagggaggagggagtggggctGGGCAAGTAGTATCTCTGCACAGGCCTTCGGGGAGATGCTGCTGCTGTCTGCACAGCCTTGGGATGCTCAGTTGTCCTGGATATAAGGAAGACTTGGCACTGCAGTGCCCTGCCCTTCTCCCTCCATTAGCCTGTGGAACTGGCACTGCTAGACTGGGGCAGGGTAAACCTGGGGGAGATAATATGTTGACTGAGGGTGAAGGGATGTCTCCAACTAAGAGACTACTGGAGAGTCCAGGGCCCAGGCCTTTAAGACATTCAGGTAACATTTACTCAGTGCCAACCACAGCAGCAGGACagcttttcttgtcttttttttttttttttgagacggagtctggctccgtcacccaggctggagtgcagtggcacgatctcggctcactgcaagctccgcctcccgggttcacgccattctcctgcctcagcctcccgagtagctgggactacaggcgcccacaaccgcgcccggctaattttttgtatttttagtagagacggggtttcaccgtggtctcgatctcctgaccttgtgatccacccgcctcggcctcccaaagtgctgggattacaggcgtgagccaccgcgcccggccccattctactgttgatagacatttgtgttgtttccaggtTTTAGCTTTATGAGTAGAGCATTGTGAACATTCTTGCATATGTGATTTGTGGCTGTAAGCACTCATGTATCCTCCATAAACCTAGGAATGGCATTGTTGGGTCACTAGGTTACACATGTAGTTAGCTTTGGTAGGTGCTACTAAACCTTTTCCCAAAGGGGATGTACTGACACACTCCCActccccaccagcagtgtaagagAGTTCCACCTTTCCCCATGTCCCTGCCAGTGCTTGCTGTTGTCTCTCTTTAATCTTAGCCCTTTTGGTGTCTCATagtggtttaatttgcatttctctgatggccaataATGTTGAGTGCctcttcatgtgtttattggcttttttttttttttttttcgagatggagtcttgcctgtcgcccatgctggagtgcagtggcgtgatcccagctcactgcaacctccacctcccgggttcgagtaattctcctgcctcagcctcccgtgtagctgggactacaggcacgcatcaccacacccagtaaatttttttatttttagtagagacggggtttcaccatgttggccaggctggtcacaaactcctgacctcaggagatctgcctgtctcggcctcccaaagtactgggattacaggcgtgagccaccacgcccagtccatttgttttttttctaactttaagttctaagatgcatgtgcagaacatgcaggtttgttacatagatatacatgtgccatggtggtttgctgcacccatcaacctgtcatctaggttttaagcccctcatgcattaggtatttgtcctaatgctctccctccccttggccctcaccccctgacaggccccagtatgtgatgttcccctccctgtgtccaattATTGACCATTTTTACATCCTCTTTTATGAATTATATGTTCAAATCTTctgtccatttttttaaaaacaaggtttctgtctttttttgagacaaagtctcactctgtcatccaggcttacgtgcagtggcatgatcactgcccactgcagcctcaatctcctaggctcaaacaatcctccagcctcagcctcccaagtagctgggattacaggtgcacaccaccatgcccagctaattttttttttttttttttttctggagatggagtctctctctgttgcccaggctggaatgcagtggtgctatcttggctcactgcaagctctgcctcccgggttcacgccattcttctgcctcagcctcccgagtagctgggactacaggcgcctgccaccacacccggctaattttttgtattttgtttagtagagacggggtttcagcgtgttagccaggatgatcttgatctcctgaccttgtgatccgcccaccttggcctcccaaagtgctgcgattacaggtgtgagccactgtgcccggcccctacttttatttatttatttatttatttgagacagagtctcactctgttgcccaggctagagggcagtggtgcaatctcggctcactgcaagctctgcttcccaggttcaagctattttcccacctcagcctcctgagtagctgggattacaggtgcacgctaccatactcggctaattttttatttttagtagagacgggatttccccatgttggccaggctggtctcgaactcctgacctcagatgacccggctgccttggcctcccgaagttctgggattacaggcatgagccaccatgcccggccatgttcttaattttaatgaatccaatttatgaatatttcttttctttttttttttttgagacagggtctggctctgttgcctaggctggagtgcatggcacatcttggctgactgcaacctccgcctcctgggctcaagccgccctcccacctcaaccttccaagtagctggcactacaggtctgtcaccactatgcccagctaatttttgtatttttagtatagagaaagggtttctccatgtatcccaggctggtcttgaacttctgagctcaaatgatccacctgcctcagcattccaaagtgctgggattacaagcctgagctcccatgcctggccttttctttcttaTGGTTAGTATTTTTGTGacctatttaagaaatctttgcctgccCAAGATGTTCATGTTCTTCCAGAAGCCTGACTGTTTTAGCTTTCACACTTAGGTCTATGGTCCCTTTTGAATTAGTTTGTGTATACGGTGTGAGGCTCAGCCTGACCTCCCTGTATGATGTCTGGGAGCCAAGCTACCTGCCTATGCATCCCTCTGGGTATTGGCAGACCCTGATGGTAATACAGCCACCCCTGAGGTGACCCCAAGAGTGCCAGGAGGGAGAGGTTATCCATGGAGCTCAGCATCGTTTATTGACTTAATTCCCCCCATGGTGCTTGGCTGTGGGAGAAGCAGAAAATGCCCTGGAGAGCCTTCACCAGTAGCAGCTGCTATTGGAAGAACTTTACTTAACCCTTCAAGTCTCATTCCTACACCTGCATAGGCCAAGAGGCCCTCCCCAAATCCTCAGTTCCTGGTTCTCAAGGCCTTGCACATGAACTCTggtaagtgagtgagtgagtgaatgaatgaagtaacATAGCCATCCATGCTTGCATTCCGTGTCCCCTACTCTGAGCCAGTCTCTCTAGCGAGGTTAGGGGTTCAGGGTCCAGGCAATGGAAGCCTCTGACAGCTCCTCTTGGGTTTGCCTGTCTCCAGTGCAGCTGCTCCTAGACCACGGTGCTGATCCTAACCAGCGAGATGGGCTGGGGAacacgccactgcacctgggtaAGCATGTCAGAAGTCACTAAGACCACTCATTTGCAGCAAAGAAAGGCTCTTTAGATGAAGAGCCTGGGGCCCTGCATGCTCCCAGCAGTATCTGTGAGTGTCAGGGAAGATCCTAGGCCTGCACTCCCGGAGCTGCCCTCCCCAGCAGCCTGTGTCCCGTGGGTCATTTAGCAGTTGGCTGTGCCCTCGACAGAGCCAATTTAGCAACCTAGGCTAGCCCAGCAGCACTCAGCACTGTGACTCACAGTGAGGCAGATCCcatctccaggcctcagtttcctctgctgTACAGGGAGGGAGTTGAACTTGGCTGCCGAGTCCTACCCAGCTGTTGCCTTGGTGATACCTTCTCAGTAGGCATAACTTGGCACAGGCATCTGGGAGACACAGCCCTGCTCCCTCCAGTGGCCACACAGAGCCAGGCTCTGGTGGtcctggattcttttttttttttttttttttgagacggagtcttgctctgtcgcccaggctggagtgcagtggccggatctcagctcactgcaagctccgcctcccaggttcatgcaattctcctgcctcagcctcccgagtagctgggactataggcgcccgccacctcgcccggctagttttttgtattttttagtagacatggggtttcaccgtgttagccaggatggtctcaatctcctgacctcgtgatccgcccgtcttggcctcccaaagtgctgggattacaggcttgagccactgcgcccagccagtccTGGATTCTTAAGTCTCTGTTCTTCTTCCTCAGCGGCCTGTACCAACCACGTCCCTGTCATCACCACACTGCTACGAGGAGGTATGTGGTTTCTTCCcctctctgtcctctctctcccccactcaCCTCCAGAATGCTCACCTTAGCTGGTACCTGCAGGGGCCCGTGTGGATGCCCTGGACCGAGCTGGCCGCACacccctgcacctggccaagtcGAAGCTGAACATCCTGCAGGAGGGCCATGCCCAGTGCCTGGAGGCTGTGCGGCTGGAGGTGAAGCAGGTGAGTACCCCTCCTGTGTGGAGCCCACGGCACCACAGCAGCACTGGACAGATGCTGCCCTAACCACAGACACACCTGCCTCTGGCCCCAGGGCTCCTGGGTGTTCACACTGACCCCAGTTGGCGCCTGCTCCACTGTGCTTTCTGGAAGCAGCATCagcctctctgcctccctgggaaCCCAGGCAGCTCAGCTCACCCTCTTGTTCCAGATCATCCATATGCTGAGGGAGTATCTGGAGCGTCTAGGGCAACATGAGCAGCGAGAACGCCTGGACGACCTCTGCACCCGTCTGCAGATGACCAGTACCAAAGAGCAGGTGAGCTGCAGCCGCAGGCCCAGACCCAGGGCCTGGCAGGAACCTCAGGGCCAGTCCACCCTGCTCCGATGCCACCAGACACtcatatgagaaagaggctgtgaGCTGGGACCAGCTGCAgaggctaacacctataatcccaacactgtgggaggctgaagtgggaggatcacttgaggccaggagttcaaggctgcagtgagctgtgattgccactgaactccagcctgagtgacaaagcaaggccCTATCAGAACATgtggaaaaaggcaaaaattataaaaacaaacaagcaacaacaacaacaaaaacagaacaaggccctgtctccaaaaaaaaaagtgggggaaagaGACTGTGATTGTGGGGTTGCAGGCTTCAAAGCCTTCGTTCACTTCCTTTGAAGTTGCCAGTGGCTAGTATGTGTTCATGGCACTGCCCTCTAGGACAGCCCTAGGCCACCTGGTGTCAAAGATTAACCCTTGGTCAGCTGCTGCATAGTCAGAAGCCACCACACACCCTGGGAGGAGAGACCGTGCCTGTGTTCTGTGCCTGTGGGATTGTGGAAGAGACCCGGGAGCCTGGCACACCCCATGTCCCATAACAGAGCCTCTGTCCCGTCCTGCAGGTGGATGAGGTGACTGACCTCCTGGCCAGCTTCACCTCCCTCAGTCTGCAGATGCAGAGCATGGAGAAGAGGTAGCAAGAGAGGCTCCCTGCCTTCCTGTCactgccccaccctgccccactgCTGTCTCAGTACCAAGAAAAAGCCCAGCAGCATCTGG comes from Macaca mulatta isolate MMU2019108-1 chromosome 10, T2T-MMU8v2.0, whole genome shotgun sequence and encodes:
- the ANKRD54 gene encoding ankyrin repeat domain-containing protein 54 isoform X1, which gives rise to MAAAAGDADDERRSGHSSSEGECAVAPEPLTGAEGLFSFADFGSALGGGAGLSSRASGGAQSPLRYLHVLWQQDAEPRDELRCKIPAGRLRRAARPHRRLGPTGKEVHALKRLRDSANANDVETVQQLLEDGADPCAADDKGRTALHFASCNGNDQIVQLLLDHGADPNQRDGLGNTPLHLAACTNHVPVITTLLRGGARVDALDRAGRTPLHLAKSKLNILQEGHAQCLEAVRLEVKQIIHMLREYLERLGQHEQRERLDDLCTRLQMTSTKEQVDEVTDLLASFTSLSLQMQSMEKR
- the ANKRD54 gene encoding ankyrin repeat domain-containing protein 54 isoform X2, producing MENRSHPTLDIKVGVGKDEASCVAKPGTGAALEYTGFESGGNRQTLKRLRDSANANDVETVQQLLEDGADPCAADDKGRTALHFASCNGNDQIVQLLLDHGADPNQRDGLGNTPLHLAACTNHVPVITTLLRGGARVDALDRAGRTPLHLAKSKLNILQEGHAQCLEAVRLEVKQIIHMLREYLERLGQHEQRERLDDLCTRLQMTSTKEQVDEVTDLLASFTSLSLQMQSMEKR
- the ANKRD54 gene encoding ankyrin repeat domain-containing protein 54 isoform X3, which translates into the protein MPTMWKQQLLEDGADPCAADDKGRTALHFASCNGNDQIVQLLLDHGADPNQRDGLGNTPLHLAACTNHVPVITTLLRGGARVDALDRAGRTPLHLAKSKLNILQEGHAQCLEAVRLEVKQIIHMLREYLERLGQHEQRERLDDLCTRLQMTSTKEQVDEVTDLLASFTSLSLQMQSMEKR